From Syntrophobacterales bacterium, one genomic window encodes:
- a CDS encoding MaoC family dehydratase N-terminal domain-containing protein — MGKEYRYLEDYSVGEKMVSPGRTVTETDIVNFAGITGDWHPLHTDMTYAGRGPFRERVAHGMLTLSIGMALPFRLGPYSGYLPESFIAFYGMDKVRFTAPTRIGDTIYCEVEVIDITEKDKTRGVLNTKHAIRNQKGELLVTCIIKVLCGKKP; from the coding sequence ATGGGCAAAGAGTACCGGTATCTTGAGGACTATTCCGTTGGCGAAAAGATGGTTTCGCCCGGTCGCACTGTAACCGAAACCGATATTGTCAATTTCGCCGGAATAACCGGCGATTGGCATCCGCTCCATACCGATATGACTTATGCGGGAAGAGGGCCGTTCCGGGAGAGGGTTGCCCATGGAATGCTTACCCTGAGCATTGGCATGGCGCTGCCGTTTCGTCTGGGACCATATTCGGGTTATCTGCCGGAGTCGTTTATAGCGTTCTACGGGATGGACAAGGTGCGTTTTACCGCGCCAACGAGGATCGGCGATACTATATACTGTGAAGTGGAGGTCATTGATATAACGGAGAAAGACAAGACGCGGGGCGTCCTGAACACGAAACATGCGATAAGAAATCAGAAAGGGGAACTTCTCGTTACCTGCATTATTAAGGTATTGTGCGGGAAAAAACCCTAA
- a CDS encoding AMP-binding protein produces MLEGRTYDDLCRNFRWNIPETYNIGVDVCDKWADGPERLALIYVDPEEKERRYSFQDIKSLSNRLANVLKAKGLEKGDRVGILLPQCPETLISHVAVYKLGGIALPLLTLFGQMAIEYRLRDSATRVLITNSENLAKIREIRDGLKELKLVIVVGEEGGGEGVLNFWGSLKAETDDFTPEITRPDDPALIIYTSGTTGQPKGTLHAHRLLLGILPGFEFYHNLFPQNGDLLYTPLDWAYIGGSFDALFPSLHHGVPVLAFRPAKFDPERVFSIMEKYSVRNLMVVPTVLRMMMNKVKNVRERYNIRLRSVTAGGETMGEELYRWSAENLGVELNEHYGQTECDLVVGFCSGVMPIVKGSIGKAVPGHHVEILDAAGRRAAVGEVGEIAVRCPDPVMFLEYWNNPEATREKFAGKWLKTGDLGRKDQDGYFWFAGRADDLIESGGYRIGPGEIEECLMTHKAVAMVCVLGVPDPVRGQIVKAFIVPHPGFKADLALEESIREHVKGKLEAHAYPRAIQFLEEMPMTKTGKIMKNKLKEL; encoded by the coding sequence ATGCTTGAAGGCAGGACATACGACGATCTGTGCCGAAATTTCAGATGGAATATTCCCGAAACATATAATATCGGCGTGGATGTCTGCGATAAATGGGCGGATGGTCCCGAGCGGCTTGCCCTCATATATGTTGATCCCGAAGAGAAAGAGCGGCGATATTCATTCCAGGATATTAAATCACTGTCTAATAGATTGGCCAATGTTTTAAAGGCAAAAGGTCTGGAAAAAGGCGACCGGGTGGGGATTTTGCTTCCCCAGTGTCCGGAAACACTGATTTCCCATGTCGCTGTTTACAAACTTGGGGGCATTGCCTTGCCGTTGTTGACGCTTTTTGGCCAGATGGCCATCGAGTACCGACTCCGGGACAGCGCAACCAGGGTATTGATAACGAACAGCGAAAATTTGGCAAAGATCCGGGAAATCAGAGACGGTTTGAAGGAATTGAAGCTGGTCATTGTTGTGGGTGAAGAAGGCGGCGGCGAAGGCGTACTGAATTTCTGGGGAAGCTTAAAGGCAGAAACCGATGATTTTACCCCGGAAATAACTCGTCCCGATGATCCGGCCCTTATCATTTATACATCAGGGACCACGGGGCAACCCAAGGGAACTCTGCATGCTCACCGTCTGCTTCTCGGGATCCTGCCCGGATTCGAATTTTACCACAATCTCTTTCCACAGAACGGCGATCTTCTGTATACGCCACTGGACTGGGCATACATCGGCGGATCGTTTGACGCGCTATTTCCCTCCCTGCATCACGGCGTGCCTGTGCTGGCTTTCCGCCCCGCCAAGTTCGACCCGGAAAGGGTTTTTTCCATCATGGAAAAATATTCGGTGCGAAATCTGATGGTTGTCCCCACGGTTCTCCGGATGATGATGAACAAGGTAAAAAATGTGCGCGAAAGGTACAACATACGCCTGCGATCGGTTACTGCCGGCGGCGAAACAATGGGCGAGGAGTTGTACCGGTGGAGTGCGGAAAACCTGGGCGTGGAGCTCAACGAGCATTATGGACAGACCGAATGCGATCTGGTCGTTGGTTTCTGCTCCGGAGTGATGCCGATTGTCAAAGGATCGATCGGAAAGGCTGTGCCCGGTCATCATGTGGAAATTCTCGATGCAGCGGGAAGGAGGGCAGCCGTCGGGGAAGTGGGAGAAATTGCCGTCAGATGTCCCGACCCCGTTATGTTCCTCGAATATTGGAACAATCCTGAAGCAACGAGGGAAAAATTCGCCGGGAAATGGCTGAAAACCGGCGATCTGGGGCGGAAAGACCAAGACGGCTATTTTTGGTTTGCCGGCCGGGCCGACGATCTTATCGAAAGCGGCGGATATAGAATCGGACCGGGAGAGATTGAGGAATGCCTGATGACACATAAGGCAGTGGCCATGGTTTGCGTCCTGGGGGTTCCGGATCCGGTGAGGGGACAGATAGTCAAGGCCTTTATTGTTCCCCACCCGGGTTTCAAGGCGGACTTGGCACTGGAGGAAAGCATTCGCGAACATGTGAAGGGAAAACTCGAAGCCCATGCTTATCCGCGGGCCATACAGTTTCTTGAAGAGATGCCCATGACCAAAACCGGGAAGATCATGAAAAACAAGCTCAAGGAACTGTAA
- a CDS encoding enoyl-CoA hydratase/isomerase family protein, with the protein MENQAVLYEKKENVGIITFNRPRRLNAINEALLKGLIRHLQSAQQDKDVRSVILTGAGKSFCAGEDLKETSSGKSFEQWAEEIDALQDVQRVVLGMGKPLIGAINGYAVGGGLEFALSCDIRVASDDAFFGFPETGVGLTVTTAGTKLITQIVGLGKAKELIFTGRLVDAAEALAIGLVNSVVKREGLLRHAFDICRLINCRSALSMKLSRIAIDQGMHSSFEQILELEAAHLHSCINANEQKIFVAKKLENMKAKKH; encoded by the coding sequence ATGGAAAATCAAGCTGTTCTTTATGAAAAAAAAGAAAACGTGGGAATCATTACATTCAATAGACCGCGCCGCCTCAATGCAATCAACGAAGCGCTCCTGAAGGGACTAATACGGCATTTGCAGAGCGCTCAGCAGGACAAGGATGTTCGCTCCGTAATACTGACCGGCGCCGGGAAATCATTTTGCGCAGGCGAAGATCTGAAAGAGACATCTTCAGGAAAAAGCTTTGAACAATGGGCTGAGGAGATCGATGCATTGCAGGATGTTCAGAGGGTGGTTCTCGGGATGGGGAAACCATTGATTGGCGCAATCAATGGCTATGCAGTCGGCGGCGGTCTTGAATTTGCCCTGAGTTGCGATATTCGTGTCGCCTCGGACGATGCCTTTTTCGGATTTCCTGAAACGGGGGTGGGGCTCACGGTTACCACTGCCGGCACCAAGTTGATTACCCAGATTGTTGGCCTGGGAAAAGCCAAGGAACTGATTTTTACCGGCAGACTTGTGGATGCGGCGGAGGCTCTTGCCATTGGACTTGTCAACAGCGTCGTAAAACGCGAGGGGCTTTTGAGGCATGCATTCGATATTTGCCGGCTGATCAACTGCCGCTCCGCTCTGTCAATGAAATTGTCCCGCATCGCCATCGACCAGGGTATGCATTCGAGCTTTGAACAGATTCTGGAGCTGGAAGCCGCTCATTTACACAGTTGCATCAATGCCAATGAACAAAAGATTTTTGTCGCAAAGAAATTGGAAAACATGAAGGCAAAAAAACATTAA
- a CDS encoding TRAP transporter large permease, protein MTVVIAIMVLAVLIMLLGVPVGFAFGLGGFAIMAIAGLDPRFAIPSAFRNLESYTLLALPLFIMAGGLMRDADISRRLISFAMSFLGRIKGGMGMVCVVSCAIFGAISGSASAAIAAIGSVMIPEMVNNGYSRGYSTGLVAASSMLSLLIPPSIPMIVFAMTAQISILAAFLSTLIPGILMMIAYCVVNLVLSRRMKTLKVAEKMGMRQTAIEIGRSTRHASLSLFMPVLVLGGIYGGVFTPTEAAGMSAVYAVLVGFFFYRTMTLKGVAANIKSSMVTSGVVMVLLFFILMVSRIMVTYQIPQQLTELIFSVTTDKWMILLMLNVILLLMGMLVDDISGNILAAAILLPIAKSAGIDPIHFAAISVTNLSLGNITPPCAPMLYLAGLIGGNVPLHEYIKPAACFMIFGALPIILAVTYVPEFALVLVNIFIK, encoded by the coding sequence ATGACTGTAGTTATCGCCATAATGGTTTTAGCTGTTCTGATCATGTTGCTCGGGGTGCCTGTGGGTTTTGCATTCGGTCTGGGTGGATTTGCCATAATGGCCATTGCTGGCCTCGATCCGCGGTTTGCCATACCCTCGGCTTTTCGCAACCTTGAATCCTATACGCTGCTGGCACTTCCCCTTTTTATCATGGCGGGCGGGCTGATGAGGGACGCTGATATTTCCCGGCGTCTTATCTCCTTTGCCATGTCTTTTCTGGGGCGGATCAAAGGGGGGATGGGGATGGTGTGCGTGGTGTCATGCGCCATTTTCGGCGCCATTTCGGGGTCGGCATCCGCGGCTATTGCCGCCATCGGCTCAGTCATGATACCGGAAATGGTCAATAACGGTTACTCAAGAGGCTATTCAACCGGACTGGTGGCGGCCTCTTCCATGCTTTCCTTGCTGATTCCCCCCAGCATTCCGATGATCGTCTTTGCAATGACGGCCCAGATATCCATCCTTGCCGCGTTCTTAAGCACATTGATACCGGGAATTTTAATGATGATTGCCTACTGTGTGGTCAACCTCGTATTGAGCCGGCGTATGAAGACGCTGAAGGTGGCTGAAAAGATGGGCATGAGGCAGACGGCAATAGAGATCGGGCGATCCACCCGGCATGCGAGCCTGTCGCTGTTCATGCCCGTCCTGGTGCTCGGCGGCATCTACGGCGGGGTCTTTACACCCACCGAAGCAGCCGGCATGTCGGCAGTCTATGCAGTACTGGTAGGTTTTTTCTTCTACCGGACCATGACCCTGAAAGGCGTGGCGGCCAATATCAAGAGTTCAATGGTGACATCGGGCGTGGTCATGGTTCTGTTATTCTTTATTCTTATGGTCAGCAGAATCATGGTTACCTACCAGATTCCACAGCAGCTCACCGAGTTGATTTTCAGTGTTACAACAGACAAATGGATGATACTTCTGATGTTGAATGTCATTTTGCTGCTGATGGGCATGCTGGTGGACGACATTTCCGGCAATATTCTTGCCGCGGCCATCCTGCTTCCGATTGCCAAATCAGCGGGAATAGATCCAATCCATTTTGCGGCAATTTCCGTCACCAATTTATCCCTGGGGAACATAACCCCTCCCTGTGCCCCCATGCTCTATCTGGCGGGGTTGATCGGCGGCAATGTGCCGTTGCATGAATATATAAAACCAGCTGCCTGTTTCATGATTTTTGGAGCGCTGCCGATAATCCTGGCAGTTACCTACGTTCCCGAATTTGCATTGGTTCTGGTAAACATTTTTATAAAATAA
- a CDS encoding TRAP transporter small permease subunit, translating into MAIRKINRMFMAADNFIDKGTTWLIVTGGVMVTLTVVLQVVLRYIFKAPLFGLEELSRLIAVWVYFLGAILGTKGDVHVQGDMAGLLFHSDRSRAVIKSITWGLSLLVCLLFLYHSAKYCLWIYGSGEKTPGLWWPRIYSVGSMLFGAFFMTIYSFANVIKHSGTAIHGFEATPGGVL; encoded by the coding sequence ATGGCAATCAGGAAAATCAATCGAATGTTCATGGCCGCAGACAATTTTATTGATAAAGGCACGACCTGGCTCATTGTCACGGGGGGGGTGATGGTCACTTTGACAGTTGTGCTGCAGGTTGTTCTGCGATACATTTTCAAGGCGCCGCTTTTCGGTCTGGAGGAACTTTCCAGATTAATTGCCGTGTGGGTCTATTTTCTCGGTGCAATCCTTGGAACAAAAGGGGATGTTCATGTACAAGGCGATATGGCGGGTCTGCTGTTTCACTCGGATCGCTCCCGTGCGGTAATAAAATCAATCACCTGGGGACTGAGCCTCTTGGTTTGCCTTCTGTTTCTCTACCATTCCGCTAAATATTGTCTTTGGATATATGGCAGCGGAGAAAAGACCCCCGGTCTGTGGTGGCCGCGGATATACAGCGTCGGCAGCATGCTTTTCGGCGCCTTCTTCATGACCATATACAGTTTTGCCAATGTAATCAAACATTCAGGCACCGCAATCCACGGCTTTGAAGCCACGCCCGGAGGTGTGCTATGA
- the dctP gene encoding TRAP transporter substrate-binding protein DctP produces MNKLFGQKKVVAVLSVLGCLALVLFLDSSAQCKSYKWKISQGIAEDHPAAARSKQFAKIVSDKSGGRINITYFPSGSLGDWMEQIEANRMGTLEIGLNAGSTSYDPRTNLMFMPYLFSTWDEARAAIGSNGWLTPIFDDLYSQIGLKVLGIYLNAWDGMAYSKRITKVAKVPQDYSGIKMRVPPIRIFEVYVPKLGFISTPIAYSETFTALQTGVVDARSACPAVEAYVMRDALSYWVATRDCFEYWFLTMNKKLWDSLSKEDKAILSSAADKVMADQALAAEKDEMEFKKKLTDAGVKVYEVNDQEWKTAAKLVRAKAWPIIQEELLGSVLMDKIKAHATKIAD; encoded by the coding sequence ATGAATAAGCTTTTTGGACAAAAAAAGGTCGTCGCGGTTTTATCAGTCTTGGGATGTCTGGCGCTGGTGCTCTTTTTAGATAGCAGCGCCCAGTGTAAATCATACAAATGGAAGATAAGCCAGGGAATTGCCGAAGATCATCCCGCAGCCGCCAGGAGCAAGCAGTTTGCAAAGATTGTGTCCGATAAATCCGGCGGCAGGATTAACATCACCTATTTCCCATCGGGGTCATTAGGCGACTGGATGGAGCAAATTGAAGCCAACCGCATGGGGACGCTGGAGATCGGTCTCAACGCCGGCTCCACCTCTTATGATCCCAGAACCAACCTGATGTTCATGCCGTATCTTTTTTCCACGTGGGATGAGGCGCGTGCGGCCATCGGGTCAAATGGTTGGCTTACCCCGATCTTTGATGACCTCTATTCCCAGATCGGCTTGAAGGTATTGGGGATTTACTTAAACGCCTGGGACGGTATGGCCTACAGCAAGCGCATCACCAAGGTTGCCAAGGTTCCTCAGGACTATTCGGGCATCAAAATGCGTGTGCCGCCAATTCGCATTTTCGAGGTTTATGTGCCGAAATTGGGATTTATTTCCACCCCGATCGCTTACTCGGAAACCTTTACGGCACTTCAGACCGGCGTTGTTGATGCCCGTTCCGCATGCCCGGCTGTCGAGGCGTATGTGATGCGCGACGCGCTGTCTTACTGGGTGGCGACTCGCGACTGTTTTGAATATTGGTTTTTGACCATGAACAAAAAGCTCTGGGACTCCCTGTCGAAGGAAGACAAGGCGATACTAAGCAGCGCGGCAGATAAGGTAATGGCGGATCAGGCGCTTGCGGCAGAGAAAGATGAAATGGAATTCAAGAAAAAACTGACTGATGCCGGCGTTAAAGTGTACGAGGTAAATGATCAGGAATGGAAAACTGCTGCAAAATTGGTTCGCGCCAAAGCCTGGCCGATTATTCAGGAAGAACTGCTGGGGTCCGTTTTGATGGATAAGATCAAGGCGCATGCAACAAAAATTGCCGATTAG
- a CDS encoding TetR/AcrR family transcriptional regulator has protein sequence MKDKIKKVAVRLFYKKGYYATSMSAIANAAGIRKSSIYHHYSTKEEILLDIFRTTMIELQDLLKERLASAKGAREKMQAAIYCHIIFHIERQKEAIIADSELRGLTARNYQEIMQMRDEYEKQIQGVLEEGIAEGVFSVSDLKVISYGILSMCTAICSWFNRSGRLSKEAVADFYSDFILKGLARS, from the coding sequence ATGAAAGACAAAATAAAAAAGGTGGCGGTAAGGCTTTTCTATAAAAAAGGCTACTATGCAACCAGCATGAGTGCCATCGCAAATGCAGCAGGTATCCGAAAGTCAAGCATCTATCATCATTATTCGACAAAGGAAGAAATTTTATTGGATATTTTCAGAACGACCATGATCGAACTCCAGGACTTGCTGAAGGAACGACTGGCTTCAGCGAAAGGCGCCCGCGAAAAAATGCAGGCAGCCATATATTGCCATATTATCTTTCATATCGAACGGCAGAAAGAGGCGATTATTGCGGATAGTGAGCTTCGGGGGCTGACTGCCAGGAATTACCAGGAAATTATGCAGATGCGAGATGAATATGAAAAACAAATTCAGGGGGTTCTTGAAGAAGGGATAGCCGAAGGCGTTTTTTCCGTTTCAGATTTAAAAGTGATTTCTTACGGCATCTTGTCCATGTGCACCGCCATTTGCTCCTGGTTCAATCGTTCGGGGCGTCTTTCCAAGGAGGCAGTTGCGGATTTCTATTCAGATTTTATTCTAAAGGGTTTGGCAAGGTCATAA
- a CDS encoding Hsp20/alpha crystallin family protein has translation MDYIKIRFVDNQEGAEYNLFRTVEEMLNHAQPRFAFSKQRWRPHVDIYETGNEIFIIAEIAGIQSEGIDLEISPRSLKIAGKRSLMFTQRSLMFMDCEESPEKESGCYCLAEIPSGHFERTIVLPVTIDAATAKTVYKDGLLKISLTKKSQAEISRITVKVQGNHL, from the coding sequence ATGGATTACATCAAGATCAGATTTGTCGATAACCAGGAGGGCGCCGAGTATAACCTCTTCAGAACAGTCGAAGAGATGCTCAACCATGCCCAGCCGAGATTCGCATTTTCCAAGCAAAGGTGGCGGCCCCACGTGGACATCTATGAGACCGGCAACGAGATCTTTATAATTGCCGAAATCGCCGGTATTCAGAGCGAGGGTATCGATTTGGAGATATCCCCTCGCTCTCTCAAGATAGCGGGAAAGCGAAGCTTAATGTTCACACAGCGAAGCTTGATGTTCATGGACTGCGAGGAGTCGCCGGAAAAGGAAAGCGGCTGTTATTGCCTTGCGGAAATACCCTCCGGCCATTTTGAGCGTACCATTGTCCTGCCGGTTACGATCGACGCGGCAACAGCTAAAACAGTTTACAAAGACGGCCTTCTGAAAATCAGCCTGACCAAAAAATCACAAGCGGAAATCAGCAGGATAACTGTCAAAGTTCAAGGTAATCATCTGTAA
- the lon gene encoding endopeptidase La yields MSQKQPEELKIAGIPEILPILPMSGVFVFPKMLIPLEITGDSATSLIDEAMTGSRMLGMIMVKKTDENLELPNKKEYFYDTGTSVSILKMARTADSKTQLLLQGVGRFRLTEMLEGKPYLHGRIEVLEDSGTKDLEVEALMVNLVSLFDRIVKLSPLLPQEFGTMAKAIAEPGVLADVIASVINVSIEEKQKILDILDVKGRLREVTRLVNHQVEILELGNKIQNEVKGDMDKSQREYFLRQQLGAIRKELGETDDEKVEVEEYRAKIEKKHLPEEAKKEAERELARLTRMHPSSAEYTVSATYLDWLTELPWNEHTEDNSDIKASRRILDEDHYGLEKAKKRIIEYLAVRKLKPDTKGPILCFAGPPGTGKTSLGHSIGRALGRKFIRISLGGLHDEAEIRGHRRTYVGALPGRVIQGIRQAQSNNPVFMLDEIDKVGNDFRGDPSSALLEVLDPEQNFSFTDHYLNVPFDLSHVMFIATANMLETIPPALRDRLEVIELPGYTIDEKIRIAERYLIPRQREANGLQPEQIRITRGAVTNIITGYTREAGLRNVERELAAICRGVASRIAEGKTEKTTVTAGDLHKFLGPVRINGEAALRTAKPGVVMGLAWTPSGGDVLFVEATAMKGKGGLTLTGQLGDVMKESATAALSFIRSNAEAIGVPDNYFSERDIHIHVPSGATPKDGPSAGVTMMTALTSLATNRPVKKNLAMTGEITLRGTVLPIGGIKEKVLAAHRAGVKIIIMPKWNRKDLEDIPAKVRREITFHFVDDMLEVLRIALEKTP; encoded by the coding sequence ATGTCGCAAAAACAACCGGAGGAGTTAAAGATCGCCGGCATCCCGGAGATACTTCCCATATTGCCCATGTCCGGTGTCTTTGTGTTTCCGAAAATGCTCATCCCGCTGGAGATCACCGGGGATTCGGCAACCAGTCTGATCGATGAGGCGATGACCGGCAGCCGGATGCTCGGCATGATCATGGTTAAAAAAACGGACGAGAATCTCGAACTTCCCAACAAAAAAGAATATTTTTACGATACGGGAACGAGCGTCTCCATACTCAAAATGGCCAGGACCGCCGACAGCAAGACCCAGCTCCTGCTGCAGGGAGTAGGCCGGTTCCGTCTGACAGAAATGCTGGAGGGCAAACCATATCTGCACGGACGCATCGAGGTTCTCGAAGATTCGGGAACCAAAGACCTCGAGGTCGAGGCCCTGATGGTTAATCTCGTCAGCCTCTTTGACCGGATCGTTAAACTGTCGCCCCTGCTGCCCCAGGAGTTCGGAACAATGGCGAAAGCGATTGCCGAGCCGGGCGTTCTTGCCGACGTAATCGCCTCCGTCATCAATGTTTCCATCGAGGAAAAACAAAAGATCCTCGACATCCTGGATGTAAAGGGGAGACTGCGCGAGGTAACGCGGTTAGTCAACCACCAGGTGGAGATCCTTGAGCTGGGCAACAAGATCCAGAACGAGGTAAAGGGCGACATGGACAAAAGCCAGCGGGAGTATTTCCTCCGCCAGCAGTTGGGCGCCATCCGCAAGGAACTCGGAGAGACCGACGACGAGAAGGTCGAGGTTGAAGAATATCGGGCCAAAATAGAAAAAAAACACCTCCCGGAAGAGGCGAAAAAGGAGGCGGAGCGCGAACTCGCCCGCTTGACCCGGATGCACCCCTCCTCGGCGGAATACACGGTATCGGCGACCTATCTGGACTGGCTCACCGAACTTCCCTGGAATGAGCATACCGAAGACAACAGCGACATCAAGGCCTCCCGACGGATTCTCGACGAGGACCATTACGGGCTGGAAAAGGCGAAAAAGAGGATAATCGAGTACCTTGCCGTTCGCAAGCTGAAGCCGGATACGAAAGGGCCGATTCTTTGCTTCGCCGGTCCTCCCGGAACGGGCAAGACGTCTCTTGGGCATTCCATCGGCCGCGCTCTGGGTCGCAAATTCATTCGCATCTCGCTCGGCGGCCTGCATGACGAGGCGGAGATACGCGGCCACCGGCGCACCTATGTGGGGGCGCTTCCCGGCCGGGTCATTCAGGGAATCAGGCAGGCGCAGTCCAATAACCCCGTCTTCATGCTCGACGAGATCGACAAGGTCGGAAATGACTTCCGGGGCGATCCCTCCTCCGCGCTGCTGGAGGTTCTTGACCCGGAGCAGAACTTTTCCTTCACCGATCACTACCTGAACGTCCCTTTCGATTTGTCGCACGTGATGTTCATCGCAACGGCCAACATGCTGGAGACGATTCCGCCGGCCCTGCGCGACCGCTTGGAGGTTATCGAACTGCCCGGCTATACGATAGACGAAAAAATAAGAATCGCCGAGCGCTACCTGATCCCGCGACAGAGGGAGGCCAACGGTTTGCAACCGGAACAGATCCGAATCACGAGAGGCGCGGTAACCAACATTATAACCGGCTATACGCGGGAGGCGGGCCTCCGGAACGTGGAGAGGGAACTTGCCGCGATCTGCCGGGGCGTGGCCAGCCGGATTGCCGAGGGCAAAACGGAAAAGACAACTGTTACGGCGGGCGATCTGCACAAATTCCTCGGCCCGGTGCGAATAAACGGCGAGGCCGCCCTGCGGACAGCCAAACCGGGGGTCGTCATGGGGCTTGCCTGGACACCCTCCGGCGGGGATGTGCTCTTCGTGGAGGCAACGGCAATGAAGGGCAAGGGCGGACTGACCCTGACCGGTCAATTGGGCGACGTGATGAAGGAATCGGCAACCGCGGCGCTGAGTTTTATCCGCTCCAACGCAGAGGCAATCGGGGTCCCGGATAATTACTTTTCCGAGAGGGATATCCATATCCATGTCCCCTCCGGGGCTACACCAAAAGACGGGCCCTCGGCCGGGGTTACCATGATGACGGCCCTGACCTCGCTGGCAACGAATCGCCCCGTCAAAAAAAATCTCGCGATGACCGGGGAAATCACGCTCCGGGGAACTGTTCTGCCGATTGGCGGGATCAAGGAAAAGGTTCTTGCCGCCCACCGGGCCGGGGTAAAGATCATCATCATGCCCAAATGGAACAGGAAGGATCTGGAGGATATCCCCGCCAAGGTGCGCCGGGAGATAACCTTTCATTTCGTGGACGACATGCTGGAGGTTCTGCGCATTGCCCTGGAAAAGACGCCTTAA
- a CDS encoding Maf family protein produces the protein MGIVIPHHIILASASPRRIELLKLAGLSFDVIPADIEEAPRPGEAPDKHVFGSPPKRPCLSLPKSPIVSLSAPIRSSFSTGKFSGNLPTGKRRKKPWPN, from the coding sequence ATGGGGATTGTAATCCCGCATCACATCATCCTGGCCTCGGCCTCGCCTCGCCGCATAGAGTTGCTGAAGCTTGCGGGACTCTCTTTTGACGTCATCCCCGCCGATATTGAAGAGGCCCCCCGCCCGGGCGAGGCGCCGGATAAGCATGTTTTCGGCTCGCCGCCGAAAAGGCCCTGTTTGTCGCTGCCAAAAAGCCCGATTGTCTCGTTATCGGCGCCGATACGATCGTCTTTCTCGACGGGGAAATTCTCGGGAAACCTGCCAACCGGGAAGAGGCGCAAAAAACCATGGCCAAATTGA
- a CDS encoding Maf family protein produces MAKLSGQTHEVFTGFCVAQIDRGIRICEAVRSAVTFREITPDEIYWYAGTPEPYDKAGAYAAQGISASFIRKINGSYTNVIGLPLCEVVEKLKTVGAIDFSRDS; encoded by the coding sequence ATGGCCAAATTGAGCGGCCAAACTCACGAGGTGTTCACCGGCTTTTGCGTGGCGCAGATTGATCGGGGAATAAGGATTTGCGAGGCAGTGCGTTCAGCGGTAACCTTCCGGGAAATAACCCCGGACGAGATCTACTGGTACGCAGGCACGCCGGAGCCGTATGACAAGGCCGGCGCCTACGCCGCCCAGGGAATAAGCGCCTCGTTTATCAGGAAAATAAACGGTTCCTATACAAATGTTATCGGTTTACCCCTGTGCGAGGTTGTCGAAAAGCTGAAAACGGTCGGGGCGATTGATTTTTCACGGGACAGTTGA
- a CDS encoding YggS family pyridoxal phosphate-dependent enzyme, which produces MSVKENIRQIREVIADAAARSGRSSSAVRLMAVTKTVDDERIIEAIEAGVDIIGENYLQEAKRKIASLGKSLEWHMIGHLQTNKARFATGLFEMIHSVDRIELARELDRRAAVAGLTIKILIEVNVAGEATKSGAPFAEASALVHAVAVLPNLSLQGLMAMPPYCDDPEEARPFFRKLRGLREEIEAEKIPRVEMKELSMGMSGDYAVAIEEGATIVRLGQAIFGERPPRQPK; this is translated from the coding sequence ATGAGCGTCAAGGAAAATATCAGGCAGATCAGGGAGGTAATTGCGGATGCGGCGGCGAGAAGCGGCCGTTCCTCCTCCGCGGTACGCCTGATGGCGGTAACGAAAACGGTCGATGACGAGAGGATTATCGAAGCAATCGAGGCCGGCGTTGATATAATCGGCGAAAACTACCTGCAGGAGGCAAAACGCAAAATCGCCTCCCTTGGCAAGTCTCTGGAATGGCACATGATCGGGCATCTGCAGACGAACAAGGCCCGTTTCGCGACAGGCCTCTTCGAGATGATCCATTCGGTTGACCGGATAGAGCTGGCCCGTGAGCTCGACCGACGCGCCGCAGTGGCCGGTTTGACCATAAAGATACTGATTGAGGTGAACGTCGCCGGAGAGGCGACAAAAAGTGGGGCGCCCTTCGCCGAGGCGAGCGCCCTCGTTCACGCCGTCGCTGTCCTGCCCAATCTGTCGCTCCAGGGACTTATGGCAATGCCCCCCTATTGCGACGATCCGGAGGAGGCAAGACCATTTTTCCGCAAACTTCGCGGATTGCGGGAGGAGATAGAAGCAGAGAAAATACCCCGGGTGGAAATGAAGGAGCTTTCCATGGGAATGAGCGGTGATTACGCCGTCGCGATCGAGGAAGGAGCAACGATCGTGCGGCTCGGCCAGGCTATCTTTGGGGAACGTCCCCCACGACAACCAAAATAA